One Dethiosulfovibrio faecalis genomic region harbors:
- a CDS encoding YerC/YecD family TrpR-related protein: MEKWKDRLTDQLCSAVLSLESQEEVYSFLEDIATIGEIRALAQRLEVARLLRDGYTYPQIAQQTGASTATISRVKKFLEYGADGYRIVLERLQKGTKE, from the coding sequence GTGGAGAAATGGAAAGATCGTCTTACAGATCAGCTCTGTTCAGCCGTTCTGTCGTTAGAATCCCAGGAAGAGGTCTATTCGTTTCTGGAGGATATCGCCACTATCGGCGAGATAAGAGCGTTGGCGCAACGCCTTGAAGTCGCAAGGCTTTTACGTGATGGTTATACCTATCCTCAGATAGCTCAGCAGACCGGCGCCAGCACCGCCACTATAAGTCGGGTGAAAAAGTTCCTGGAATACGGTGCCGACGGTTACAGAATTGTCCTGGAACGCCTCCAAAAGGGCACAAAGGAATAA